One region of Arvicola amphibius chromosome 3, mArvAmp1.2, whole genome shotgun sequence genomic DNA includes:
- the Cldn25 gene encoding putative claudin-25, whose amino-acid sequence MACSFRGGVQLGGLLLSVLGWVSSCITTILPQWKTLNLDLNEMETWISGLWEACVSQEEAGTVCKAFESFLSLPQELQVARILMVASLGLGLLGLLLSGYGLECFQFHRFRGVFKTRLCLLGAALEVSASATTLFPVSWVAYTTFQDFWDDSVPDIVPRWEFGDALFLGWAAGLLLALGGLLLIISACLGNEEVSSPWMAAATAPPACVPVEEFDGSFHLTRRPVNQVI is encoded by the coding sequence ATGGCCTGTAGTTTCCGTGGGGGAGTCCAGCTTGGAGGTCTGCTCCTCTCTGTTCTTGGCTGGGTATCCTCTTGCATCACCACCATCCTTCCCCAGTGGAAAACTCTCAATCTGGACCTGAATGAAATGGAAACCTGGATCTCAGGACTCTGGGAGGCATGTGTAAGTCAGGAGGAAGCTGGCACTGTATGCAAAGCTTTCGAGTCCTTTCTATCTCTGCCCCAAGAGCTACAGGTAGCCCGCATTCTCATGGTGGCTTCTCTTGGGCTGGGACTGTTGGGACTTCTGCTCTCTGGCTATGGATTGGAATGCTTCCAGTTTCACAGGTTCAGAGGAGTTTTTAAGACTCGACTGTGCCTTCTGGGAGCGGCTTTGGAGGTATCAGCTTCAGCCACTACCCTCTTTCCAGTCTCCTGGGTAGCCTATACAACATTCCAAGACTTCTGGGATGACAGTGTCCCTGATATTGTGCCACGGTGGGAGTTTGGAGATGCCCTGTTCCTGGGCTGGGCTGCTGGGCTTCTCCTAGCTCTGGGTGGACTTCTCCTTATCATTTCTGCTTGCCTGGGAAATGAAGAAGTATCTTCTCCCTGGATGGCTGCAGCCACAGCTCCACCAGCCTGTGTTCCAGTAGAGGAATTTGATGGGTCCTTCCACCTCACACGAAGACCGGTGAACCAAGTCATCTAG